In one window of Opitutus sp. GAS368 DNA:
- the hrpB gene encoding ATP-dependent helicase HrpB, with product MSPRELPIYELEDRLIAAVTGPGRLIVQAPTGSGKSTQVPQMLLNHGLLGQGEVVVLQPRRLAARMLAKRVAEEVGTKLGDVVGYQIRLDSRVSKATRIRFVTEGILLRQMSFDPTLRGISAIVFDEFHERHLYGDISLARARQIQQSIRPDLKLVVMSATLDAALLKNYLAPCEVLASQGRTFPVQVEYLPKAVDFEHDPVWAVATRECERVAAQTKGDILVFMPGAYEISRTVQDVQGSHALRGFICFPLHGELPPDQQDRAVARYDTRKIIVSTNVAETSLTIDGVTAVVDCGLARVARYDAHRGINTLLIEKISIASSDQRAGRAGRTAPGVCVRLWTEREHEKRPLQELPEVKRLDLAEVVLTLKAAGIDDIYNFPWLEKPEAKALERAETLLEDLGALGGRRAPRDDSPRAERPDHLRITEVGRRMLKFPMHPRYARMFLAAQDYGCVRSVALMAALTQGRNFLLRNVDKRTQEARDDLFGEEHESDFFLLMRAWRYADKAGYNPDACRRIGIHVQGVRQVGPLFEQFLEIAAAEKLDVAEKRIDGVAVRKCVLVGFSDQLSRRLDKGTLRCELVHKRKGVLARESCIDEAPLFVAAEITEIESRGEVNVLLNLCTAVEETWLKELFPEDFVDAGGVTYDETARRVLARKERRFRDLVLESKQTAEEPPEGEAAALLAKEVMAGRITLTEWNEAVEQWIIRVNCLAKWWPELEVNPITDADRATLIEQICYGSHGARELKDKPVMPVLRDWLLAEQLAVLDDYLPERLVMANGRKARLTYTKDGPPVLSARIQELYGVTSKFTLGHGRVAVKIEVLAPNQRPIQVTDDLSNFWKEQYPKIKTELSRRYPRHEWR from the coding sequence ATGTCCCCGCGCGAACTGCCCATCTACGAGCTCGAAGACCGCCTGATCGCGGCTGTCACGGGGCCGGGCCGGCTCATTGTCCAGGCGCCCACCGGCTCGGGCAAATCCACGCAGGTGCCGCAGATGCTGCTCAACCACGGCCTGCTCGGGCAGGGCGAGGTGGTCGTGCTCCAGCCGCGCCGGCTGGCGGCCCGCATGCTGGCCAAGCGCGTGGCCGAGGAGGTCGGCACGAAACTGGGCGACGTGGTCGGCTACCAGATCCGGCTCGACTCCCGGGTCTCGAAGGCGACGCGCATCCGCTTCGTGACGGAGGGCATTCTGCTCCGGCAGATGTCCTTCGATCCGACATTGCGCGGCATCAGCGCGATCGTCTTCGACGAGTTCCACGAGCGCCACCTCTACGGCGACATCTCCCTGGCCCGCGCCCGGCAGATCCAACAATCCATCCGTCCTGATTTGAAGCTGGTCGTGATGTCGGCCACGCTCGACGCGGCGCTGCTGAAGAACTACCTCGCGCCGTGCGAGGTGTTGGCGTCGCAGGGCCGCACCTTCCCGGTGCAGGTCGAATACCTGCCGAAAGCGGTGGATTTCGAGCATGACCCGGTCTGGGCCGTCGCCACGCGCGAGTGCGAGCGCGTCGCCGCGCAGACCAAGGGCGACATCCTCGTCTTCATGCCCGGGGCCTATGAGATCAGCCGCACGGTGCAGGACGTGCAGGGTTCGCACGCGCTGCGGGGCTTCATCTGTTTTCCGCTCCACGGCGAACTGCCGCCCGACCAGCAGGACCGCGCCGTGGCCCGCTACGATACCCGCAAGATCATCGTCTCGACCAACGTCGCCGAGACCTCGCTGACCATCGACGGCGTCACGGCCGTCGTGGACTGCGGCCTGGCGCGGGTGGCGCGCTACGACGCGCACCGCGGCATCAACACGCTGCTCATCGAGAAGATCAGCATCGCCTCGTCCGACCAGCGCGCCGGCCGCGCCGGCCGCACGGCGCCGGGGGTATGCGTGCGGCTCTGGACGGAACGCGAGCACGAGAAGCGTCCGCTGCAGGAATTGCCCGAGGTCAAGCGCCTCGACCTCGCCGAGGTCGTGCTGACGCTCAAGGCGGCCGGCATCGACGACATCTACAACTTCCCCTGGCTGGAGAAACCCGAGGCCAAGGCGCTGGAACGCGCCGAGACGTTGCTGGAGGATCTGGGCGCCTTGGGTGGTCGTCGCGCTCCGCGCGACGACAGTCCGCGCGCGGAGCGCCCGGACCACCTAAGGATCACCGAGGTCGGCCGCCGGATGCTGAAGTTCCCGATGCATCCGCGCTACGCCCGGATGTTCCTGGCGGCGCAGGACTACGGTTGCGTCCGGTCGGTGGCGCTCATGGCCGCACTGACGCAGGGCCGGAATTTTCTCCTCCGCAACGTGGACAAGCGCACGCAGGAGGCGCGCGACGATCTTTTCGGCGAGGAGCACGAGTCGGACTTTTTCCTGCTGATGCGCGCCTGGCGCTATGCCGACAAGGCCGGCTACAATCCGGACGCCTGCCGGCGCATCGGCATCCACGTGCAGGGCGTGCGGCAGGTCGGGCCGCTGTTCGAGCAGTTCCTGGAGATCGCTGCGGCCGAGAAACTGGATGTGGCCGAGAAACGCATCGACGGCGTCGCCGTTCGCAAGTGCGTGCTGGTCGGCTTCAGCGACCAGTTGTCGCGCCGGCTGGACAAGGGCACGCTGCGCTGCGAGCTGGTGCACAAGCGCAAGGGCGTGCTGGCCCGCGAGAGCTGCATCGACGAGGCGCCGCTGTTCGTCGCCGCCGAGATCACCGAGATCGAGAGCCGGGGCGAGGTGAATGTGCTGCTCAATCTTTGCACGGCGGTGGAGGAAACCTGGCTCAAGGAGCTTTTCCCGGAAGACTTCGTTGATGCGGGCGGCGTGACCTACGACGAGACGGCGCGCCGCGTGCTGGCCCGCAAGGAGCGCCGCTTTCGCGACCTTGTGCTGGAATCGAAACAGACCGCAGAGGAACCGCCCGAGGGCGAGGCCGCGGCACTGCTGGCGAAGGAGGTCATGGCCGGCCGGATCACGCTGACCGAGTGGAACGAGGCGGTGGAGCAGTGGATCATCCGTGTCAATTGCCTCGCCAAGTGGTGGCCGGAACTGGAGGTCAACCCGATCACGGATGCCGACCGCGCCACGTTGATCGAGCAGATCTGCTACGGCAGCCATGGGGCCCGCGAGCTGAAGGACAAGCCGGTCATGCCCGTGCTGCGCGACTGGCTGCTGGCCGAGCAGCTGGCGGTGCTCGATGACTATCTGCCGGAGCGCCTGGTCATGGCCAACGGCCGCAAGGCGCGCCTGACCTACACCAAGGACGGCCCGCCGGTGCTGAGCGCCCGCATCCAGGAGCTTTACGGGGTGACCTCCAAGTTCACGCTCGGCCACGGCCGGGTGGCGGTGAAGATCGAGGTGCTCGCGCCCAACCAGCGCCCCATCCAGGTCACCGACGACCTGAGCAATTTCTGGAAGGAGCAATACCCCAAGATCAAGACGGAGCTGTCGCGCCGCTATCCGCGCCACGAGTGGCGGTGA
- the ppc gene encoding phosphoenolpyruvate carboxylase gives MAAPNKALDQLNNLRAEVRSLGNTLGRTIAALEGEKTLETVETLRTLAKSSRAGEAAAARSLAQAVSRLTPAEALNQAMAFTLYFELVNLAEENFRIRLLRERNQKHRNALAAGTPSEPMRESIETAVRELKAAGVPKARIQKLVRQLDIELVFTAHPTESKRRTMLEKLATLGAILRRHTLEEIQHAPDDIKREIVSLWLTDRSRTERPEVADEARTGLWYFDRTLFQLLPRLHEDLQGALDRHYPGVKAPRRWLSFGSWIGGDRDGNPGVTAEVTAQVLRMNRRMAIKKLAETLYNLAGSLTVSDRRAKFAPAIRRMAEQCRDSSELMARVGQRYPREPYRIILSSLREQLMAQAEAGLLDAADPKAGRVTPADVRETLAAIAADLRHGRAAPLAGGELKDTLTAVDVFGLSMARLDLRQHSAWHAKAVAEILGRKDYEQLPEAEKQGLLTGALAGAKELGAEKLTGFSTDARVVLDPLRLAARAQAEYGADALGIYVISMTNEVSDVLEVQLLQALAGVRLPIAPLFETLDDLQRAPAILAALVENPAYAPVLASHGRHQHVMLGYSDSNKDCGYLTANWALYQAQDAIMRVCKQHQLRITLFHGRGGSIARGGGPAAKAILAQPVGLKDGGIRVTEQGEVLSTRYHDVDLAHRVLEQMAYGVLLGANEAQKGARQLPKRWVQAMEEMSAASLAAYRECVHDDPEFLTFWRQATPIDEIGELNFGSRPTYRRKGSVSVADLRAIPWVFSWMQSRFNFPGWYGLGRGLDVILRRGPAGEKLLREMYQRWPFFQTAIANAQLTMCKADMSIAKVYASLVEDEGIRDRVLTRILDEFRLAEKAVLAVTGQGELLENEPVLARSIKLRNPYVDPLNYLQVEMIKRRRGSRLKKADREGIRAVLELTVNGIAGGLKNTG, from the coding sequence ATGGCGGCACCCAACAAGGCTCTGGACCAGCTCAACAACCTGCGGGCGGAGGTCCGCAGCCTGGGCAACACCCTTGGCCGCACCATTGCCGCGCTGGAAGGCGAGAAGACCCTCGAGACCGTCGAGACGCTCCGCACCCTGGCCAAGAGCAGCCGCGCCGGCGAGGCCGCCGCCGCCCGCAGCCTGGCCCAGGCCGTCAGCCGGCTCACCCCGGCGGAGGCGCTCAACCAGGCGATGGCCTTCACGCTTTACTTCGAGCTGGTCAACCTGGCCGAGGAGAACTTCCGCATCCGCCTCCTGCGCGAGCGCAACCAGAAGCACCGCAACGCCCTGGCCGCGGGCACGCCCAGCGAACCGATGCGCGAGTCCATCGAGACGGCCGTGCGCGAGCTGAAGGCGGCCGGCGTGCCCAAGGCGCGCATCCAGAAGCTCGTCCGCCAGCTGGACATCGAGCTGGTCTTCACGGCGCACCCGACGGAGTCGAAGCGCCGCACGATGCTCGAGAAGCTGGCGACGCTCGGCGCCATCCTGCGCCGGCACACGCTGGAGGAAATCCAGCACGCGCCCGACGACATCAAGCGCGAGATCGTCTCGCTCTGGTTGACCGACCGCAGCCGCACGGAGCGGCCCGAGGTGGCGGACGAGGCCCGCACCGGCCTGTGGTATTTTGACCGGACGCTCTTCCAGCTGCTGCCGCGCCTGCACGAGGACCTGCAGGGCGCGCTGGACCGGCATTATCCCGGCGTGAAGGCGCCGCGCCGCTGGCTGTCGTTCGGCTCGTGGATCGGCGGCGATCGCGACGGCAATCCCGGCGTGACCGCCGAGGTCACCGCGCAGGTGCTGCGCATGAACCGCCGCATGGCCATCAAGAAGCTGGCCGAGACCCTCTACAACCTGGCCGGCTCGCTCACGGTGTCCGACCGCCGCGCGAAGTTTGCCCCGGCCATCCGCCGGATGGCGGAGCAATGCCGCGACTCCTCCGAGCTGATGGCGCGGGTGGGGCAACGCTATCCCCGCGAGCCGTATCGCATCATCCTGAGCAGCCTGCGCGAGCAGCTCATGGCGCAGGCCGAGGCCGGCCTGCTGGACGCGGCCGACCCGAAGGCCGGCCGCGTCACGCCCGCCGATGTGCGCGAGACGCTGGCGGCCATCGCGGCCGACCTGCGACACGGCCGCGCCGCGCCGCTCGCCGGCGGTGAGTTGAAGGACACCCTGACCGCGGTGGACGTCTTCGGGCTCAGCATGGCCCGGCTCGATTTGCGGCAGCACTCCGCCTGGCACGCCAAGGCGGTGGCGGAGATCCTCGGGCGGAAAGATTACGAGCAGCTGCCCGAAGCGGAGAAGCAGGGGCTGCTGACCGGCGCGCTGGCCGGGGCGAAGGAATTGGGCGCGGAGAAGCTGACTGGTTTCTCCACCGACGCCCGGGTGGTGCTCGATCCGCTGCGGCTGGCCGCGCGGGCGCAGGCCGAATACGGGGCCGACGCGCTGGGCATCTACGTCATCAGCATGACCAACGAGGTGTCGGACGTGCTCGAGGTGCAGTTGCTGCAGGCGCTGGCCGGCGTGCGGCTGCCGATCGCGCCGCTGTTCGAGACCCTCGACGATTTGCAACGGGCACCGGCGATCCTGGCGGCACTGGTTGAGAACCCGGCCTACGCCCCGGTGCTGGCGTCGCACGGCCGGCACCAGCACGTGATGCTCGGCTACTCCGACAGCAACAAGGACTGCGGCTACCTGACGGCCAACTGGGCGCTCTACCAGGCGCAGGACGCGATCATGCGCGTCTGCAAGCAGCACCAGCTGCGCATCACGCTTTTCCACGGTCGCGGCGGCAGCATCGCGCGCGGCGGCGGCCCGGCGGCCAAGGCCATTCTCGCCCAGCCCGTCGGCCTGAAGGACGGCGGCATCCGCGTGACCGAGCAGGGCGAGGTGCTCTCGACGCGCTACCACGACGTGGACCTGGCGCACCGCGTCCTCGAGCAAATGGCCTACGGCGTGCTCCTCGGCGCCAACGAGGCGCAGAAGGGCGCCCGCCAGCTGCCGAAACGCTGGGTGCAGGCCATGGAGGAGATGAGCGCCGCCTCGCTGGCGGCCTACCGCGAGTGCGTGCACGACGACCCTGAGTTCCTTACTTTCTGGCGGCAGGCCACGCCCATCGACGAGATCGGCGAACTGAACTTCGGCTCGCGCCCGACCTACCGGCGCAAGGGCAGCGTGAGTGTGGCCGATCTCCGCGCCATCCCGTGGGTTTTCTCGTGGATGCAGAGCCGGTTCAACTTCCCCGGCTGGTATGGGCTCGGCCGCGGACTCGATGTCATTCTGCGACGCGGCCCGGCGGGTGAGAAGCTGCTGCGCGAGATGTATCAGCGCTGGCCTTTCTTCCAGACCGCCATCGCCAACGCCCAGCTCACGATGTGCAAGGCCGACATGTCCATCGCCAAGGTCTACGCCTCGCTGGTGGAGGACGAGGGCATCCGCGACCGCGTGCTGACGCGCATCCTCGACGAGTTCCGCCTGGCCGAGAAGGCCGTGCTGGCGGTGACGGGCCAAGGCGAGCTGCTGGAGAACGAACCCGTGCTCGCGCGCTCCATCAAGCTCCGCAATCCCTACGTCGATCCGCTCAATTACCTGCAGGTGGAGATGATCAAGCGTCGCCGCGGCAGCCGCCTCAAGAAAGCAGATCGCGAGGGCATCCGTGCGGTGTTGGAACTGACGGTCAACGGCATTGCCGGCGGCTTGAAGAACACCGGCTGA